The Panicum virgatum strain AP13 chromosome 5K, P.virgatum_v5, whole genome shotgun sequence genome has a window encoding:
- the LOC120707206 gene encoding histone H2B.1-like, which yields MAPKAEKKPAAKKPAEEEPAAEKAEKAPAGKKPKAEKRLPAGKSSAGKDGEGKKGKKKAKKSVETYKIYIFKVLKQVHPDIGISSKAMSIMNSFINDIFEKLAAEAAKLARYNKKPTITSREIQTSVRLVLPGELAKHAVSEGTKAVTKFTSS from the coding sequence ATGGCGCCCAAGGCGGAGAAGAAGCCGGCGGCGAAGAAGCCCGCGGAGGAGGAGCCCGCGGcggagaaggcggagaaggCCCCGGCTGGGAAGAAGCCCAAGGCGGAGAAGCGCCTCCCCGCGGGCAAGTCCAGCGCCGGCAAGGACGGCGAGGGCAAGAAGGGCAAGAAGAAGGCCAAGAAGAGCGTCGAGACCTACAAGATCTACATCTTCAAGGTGCTCAAGCAGGTGCACCCGGACATCGGCATCTCCTCCAAGGCCATGTccatcatgaactccttcatcaacgacatcttcgagaagctcgccgccgaggccgccaaGCTCGCCCGCTACAACAAGAAGCCCACCATCACCTCCCGCGAGATCCAGACCTCCGTCCGCCTCGTCCTCCCCGGGGAGCTCGCCAAGCACGCCGTCTCCGAGGGCACCAAGGCCGTCACCAAGTTCACCTCGTCTTAG
- the LOC120709890 gene encoding uncharacterized protein LOC120709890, producing MASELAGLAVVSAAGLRSTPAAPRRRRPRAAPPPRRRPQPPRAAPARHRLACVKLVVSLDAAAAAVARLGLRCGLDFGGVYACLKSGAHDARLDLLVAKGLRVKAKKMERLIAATAKLCSEMEALDELVSTERKMNVRGWNRLSGPIPQNPQAAAVAAAQQQQARDPPGAESLRQELKTQRLKVKRLKEESLWNQSYEKAIGLMACAAYAVFVRICAIFGPFVAGLPPPLPAATTDSVQTRLSKLLHPRSGKARASSGPITRRDGPSRVHQLMSNSCPIIGVRPSGQKAPTNWRKLLDAPHGTVGGAGLDQQYASVIVSAEELLRMEAEGRQEEAGAERTEMYEMLPAKLQAAVWSKLQVWWRDPGPLDEGLAQGWKAAGERIMAWLGLMARDTARWQSERNRFDGAPWVYALQTLWWHN from the exons ATGGCATCCGAGCTAGCTGGCCTCGCCGTGGTCTCGGCCGCCGGCCTGCGCAGCACCCCCGCAG ctcctcgccgtcgccggccacgggccgctcctcctcctcgccgccggccacaacCTCCGCGCGCTGCTCCTGCACGCCACCGGCTGGCCTGCGTCAAGCTCGTCGTGTCgctggacgccgcggcggccgccgtcgcgcggcTCGGCCTGCGGTGCGGCCTCGACTTCGGCGGGGTGTACGCATGCCTCAAGTCCGGCGCGCACGACGCGCGGCTGGACCTGCTCGTGGCCAAGGGGCTCAGGGTGAAGGCCAAGAAGATGGAGCGCCTCATCGCGGCCACGGCCAAGCTCTGCTCCGAAATGGAGGCGCTCGACGAGCTGGTGTCCACCGAGCGGAAGATGAACGTCCGGGGATGGAACCGCCTCAGCGGGCCGATCCCGCAGAAcccacaggcggcggcggtggcagcggcgcagcagcagcaggccaggGACCCGCCCGGCGCGGAGTCGCTCCGGCAGGAGCTCAAGACGCAGCGGCTCAAGGTGAAGCGCCTCAAGGAGGAGTCCCTGTGGAACCAGAGCTACGAGAAGGCCATCGGCCTCATGGCGTGCGCCGCCTACGCGGTGTTCGTCCGAATCTGCGCCATCTTCGGCCCGTTCGTGGCCGGCCtcccgccgccactgccggcgGCCACCACGGACAGCGTCCAGACCCGGCTGTCGAAGCTGCTGCACCCGCGGTCGGGGAAGGCGAGGGCATCGTCGGGTCCGATCACGCGTCGCGACGGCCCGTCCCGCGTCCACCAGCTGATGAGCAACTCGTGCCCAATCATCGGCGTGCGGCCGTCCGGCCAGAAAGCCCCCACCAACTGGCGCAAGCTCCTGGACGCGCCGCACGGCAccgtcggcggcgcggggctggACCAGCAGTACGCAAGCGTAATCGTGTCTGCGGAGGAGCTGCTGCGGATGGAGGCCGAGGGGCggcaggaggaggccggcgcggagCGCACGGAGATGTACGAGATGCTCCCAGCGAAGCTCCAGGCGGCGGTGTGGTCGAAGCTGCAGGTGTGGTGGCGCGACCCGGGCCCGCTGGACGAGGGCCTGGCGCAGGGGTGGAAGGCGGCGGGGGAGCGCATCATGGCGTGGCTGGGCCTGATGGCGCGCGACACGGCGCGTTGGCAGTCGGAGCGGAACAGGTTCGACGGCGCGCCGTGGGTGTACGCGCTACAGACGCTGTGGTGGCACAACTAA